In Rhodopirellula halodulae, a single window of DNA contains:
- a CDS encoding BlaI/MecI/CopY family transcriptional regulator gives MAKQDYTPLTKAQREIMEVVWDEEEVTVTQVRDELRKQREVARNTIQTMIVRLEERGWLKHRVEGRTFWYSANRPRTASLGAKVAQMVDRLFAGSPEEMVTALMEYRGLTTDEADRIRKMIDTAETKSFNKANRTSGTKRGDQS, from the coding sequence ATGGCAAAGCAGGACTACACACCGCTGACGAAGGCGCAACGAGAAATCATGGAGGTCGTTTGGGACGAAGAGGAGGTCACCGTCACCCAGGTCAGAGACGAACTCCGCAAGCAACGCGAGGTTGCTCGCAACACGATTCAAACGATGATCGTCCGCCTGGAAGAGCGCGGTTGGCTGAAACACCGGGTAGAAGGGCGAACGTTCTGGTACTCGGCCAATCGACCTCGCACCGCGTCCCTCGGGGCGAAGGTTGCTCAGATGGTGGATCGACTCTTCGCCGGTTCGCCTGAAGAGATGGTCACGGCCCTCATGGAATATCGTGGTCTGACGACCGATGAAGCCGATCGCATTCGCAAAATGATCGACACGGCAGAGACAAAATCGTTCAACAAAGCCAATCGTACATCGGGCACAAAACGCGGAGATCAATCATGA